From the genome of Sinanaerobacter sp. ZZT-01:
GAATTGATTGTTCTATTTTAGCGAGTATGTTCTTCTATAACAAATAAGAAAAGGCGGTAAAATACAATGGATCAGAACTTTGCAGATAAAATCACAAAATTGAGAAAAAGTAAGAATATGACACAGCAAGAGCTTGCGGAGCAACTAGGTGTGACGAACAAAGCTGTCTCACGATGGGAAACCGGTGAAGGGTATCCTGAGGTCACTTTGCTTATAGATTTGGCACAGGTATTTGGTGTGACGGTTGATTATCTATTCCAGAAGGGAAATTCATCAACTGAGATGAATCAGTTACGTGGGAAAGAAGGAGCGACAAAGAGAAAAGGCAATCTGCCCTATCGAAAAGAAAAGTTGATATGGATCGATTTTCTTTCTTTTGTAATGCCCCTTTTCTCATTGCTTTTATTTATTCTCCTTTTATGTATTCCAGCGTTGGGAGGAGGTCTTTCTTTTTGCCTTTTTTTACTTTTTTGGGGAATCAGCCTTTACTTTAGAAAAAATTATTATTGGAAATTAAGAGAAGAACTAGAGGAAGGAGAAAAAACGACTGCGTGGTGTACTTGGTATCGCCTTCTTTGTATTCTATTATTTTTTCCAATTCAATCCATTGTTAAAAACACCTTTTTTATACCGCTTGCAGAGAGAGATTTTTTTGAGCTTTTTAAACTTTTAGGTGAAGTCGCCGATGAAAATTGGCGAGTGGTGGCTCTATATGTAAATTTGCTCCTAATCGCTCTTTCTTTGCTGTTAACGGGAGCTTTGTATATTTGGGGAATTTACTTTGTTACCGCGAATGAAAAGGATGTAAATCATCCGCCCCGTATCCTGTTTTGGCTGTATGATTCTCTAGATAGCTTAGACAGAGTGCAGCATATAAAACTGGATGTGTTTCATGGCGTAACGGTGATATGTCTTTTTTCTTTTTTTTATTTGAATTTAGATAAAATTGGGATGAAAGACGACGGTTTAATGATAAAGAGCAATCGATTATGGCTTTGTGTGACGGTTATAGGGATTGTTTTTATTTATGCAGCAGCTTTATTTTGTTTTTTTCAGCTTATAATAAAGAATATACCTAAAAAATATTTTTATCGTAACTGCATCGTCTTATCGCTGGTAGCTGCAGGCATTTGCGTCAGCGGACAACGTGTTTATATTGTTACAAATACAGGAAGAATTGTAGATCCCGATGCGGTTATGAATTGGGATTTAGTTTCTTCCGCTCTTCAGCTGAATCACACGATCTTATTCGTCTTTCTTCTCTTTGCATTCGTGATTTTCATCACTTTTAATCGTCAGGCAAGAAAATAGGGATAAACAATATTTCAAAAAAAAAACAATTTTTCTGGTATATTTTTTCTTTGAAAGCAAACAATAGAAACAAGTTAAAAAGTAAGAAAAAATATACTGAAAATGAAAGGATTGTTTGTATGAAAGCAACAGGAATAGTGAGAAGAATTGATGACCTGGGGCGTGTTGTGATCCCAAAGGAAATAAGAAGAACCATGCGAATTCGAGAGGGTGATCCACTGGAAATATATACGGACCGCGAAGGAGAAGTTATTTTAAAGAAATATTCCCCGATTGGTGAACTGAATGAATTTGCAGGTGATTACGCAGAAATAGCAAGTAAAATGCTGGGGTGTACATTTGTTGTTACAGATACAGATCAAATTATTGCTGTAGCAGGAGCACCTAAAAAGGAATTCTTAGAAAAACGTATTGCGCAGACTGTAGAAACTATAATTCATGAAAAAACAAGCCGCTTGTTTGATCAAGAAGAAAAATTAGAAAATATTACGATGGAAACTTCCGAAGGAAGTGAATATCAGTCATATATGATTGCACCAATTATATCTCAGGGAGATGCGATTGGTTCGGTCATCTTGATGAAAAAAGAAGGCTCGATACAGGATGCTGAGAAAAAGACTGCAGAAATCGGAGCACAATTTTTGGCACGTCAAATGGAAAACTAGTGAAAAAAGATGTGAAATAATACGTCGGCAGTTTCGGCTGCTGGCGTATTTTTATTTTATTTTTTACCCGATAAAAACGATTGCTGCAGAATTGATATTTCCGTACTTTTCAAAGAAAAAATTTAAGATTGATATTTCTTTTGGAAACTTGTGAAAATAGGAATCTTTGAATCTGTTATTTCTACTTTTTATATGAAAGAAAAAGGAATCTATGGTATAATAAATACGTTTTATATAACAAAATTAGAAAATTTTGTATCAGATGTATTTATTGTATCAGAAAGAAGCGAATCGAACAATAATCTGCATGGATGATAGAATAAATGCTTATGTAACGAAATCGATTGATTTTGCGTTGATATCAGAGTGGAATGCCGGAGCAGGGGCTGCACTTATGATAGTCGAATCAATGGATATAGAAAGTGAGGACTTCTCATGCTTTTTAAAAATATCACAATATTAGATCAAGCCTTACAGCCTAAACAGGATTGTTATGTAGGTATAAAAAACGGGTACATCGATTATATTGGTAAGAAGATGCCAAAGGAAGAATATGGAGAATCTTTTGATGGTAGAGGAAAATTACTGATGAGCGGATTTGTAAATTCGCATGCACATACTCCAATGATGCTGCTTCGAGGCTATGGAGAGAATTTGCCGCTTCAAAGCTGGCTGAATGATCGGATTTTTCCTTTTGAAGCAAAGATGACAAAGGCAGATGCGTATTATTCAACACTTCTTGGAATTGCAGAGTCATTGCGTTTTGGAATAACAGCGACAACCGATATGTATTATTTTGGAGAATCCATCGCAAAGGCTGTTGTGGAAAGTGGTGTGAAAAATAATTTAGGTGTACCTCTCTTGTGCTTTTCAGATGAGGATTTGTTCCAATTAGACTGTTACAAAGAAGCATCTGCACTTTTTTCAGAATATCATAATGCCGGGAATGGTCGGTTGAAAATTGATATGAGCATTCATGGAGAATATACGAGTACGCCAAAAACAGTAAGACAAATGGCCGAATATTGTAATAAAATAAAGGCAAACCTCCATGTACATGTCTCTGAAACGCAAGCAGAGGTGCAGGATTGCAAAGATAGGCATCAGGGATATACTCCGGTACAATATTTAAACGAACTTGGTGTATTTGAAAATTCGACTACGGCAGCTCACTGCGTGTGGCTGGAAGAGGAAGACTTCATTATTTTAAAAGAAAAAAAAGTGACGGTTGCAAGCTGTCCGATCAGTAATTTAAAGTTAGCAAGCGGTGTTTGCAATGTTCCCCAATTATTAAAAAATCAAATTGCCGTTGCGATTGGGACAGATGGGGTTGCAAGCAACAACAATCTGAATATCTTAGAAGACATGAAATTTTTTGCCTTGGTGCATAAAGGCTGGTTTTCTGATGCGACTGTGACAGACGTGAACCAAGTATTAGCGGCGGCAACGGAAGTAGGAGCAAAGGCGCAAGGACGTATGGATACCGGCTGCTTATCGGTAGGTAAAAAAGCAGACTTAATTGTTTTGGATTTGAACTCAATTTCTATGAAACCGGTACATAGCTTAGAAAATAATTTAATTTATGCAGCATCAGGCAGTGAAATCATTTTAACAATGGTAGACGGCAGAGTACTATATGACCGTGGAGAGTTCAGTACGATTGATATAGAGAAGGTTGTTTACGAGGTAGAAAAGTCAAAGGAACGAATTTTAGGAGAATTATAAAGTATGGCTAAGAAAAAATCTTTTTTGCAGGGTGCGTTAATCTTAGGAGTTGCAGGGCTTATTATTAAAGCTTTAGGAGCCGTTTTCCGCATTCCTTTGGCAAATATCATCGGTGATGACGGGATGGGATATTATCAAACCGCATATCCCATTTATGTTTTATTTTTAACCCTGTCTACAGCGGGGATTCCGACGGCGATTTCCAAAATGGTTGCGGAACGTAACGCAATGGATAATCCAAAGGAAGCCCATCGAATATTTCGAGTTTCCTTCTTGCTGTTATTCGGAATTGGAATCGTTTCTTCTGCTATTTTATTTTTTGGCGCAGGAATGATTGTAGAACATCTAAAAAATCCGAATGCAAAATATGCAATGATGGCGATTGCACCCGCATTGCTGTTTGTACCTTTAATGGCGGCTTATAGAGGCTATTTTCAAGGTATGCAGAAAATGGAGCCGACAGCGGCTTCGCAAGTGGTGGAGCAGCTGTTTCGTGTAGCAGCTGGTTTGTCTCTCGCATTGGCATTGGTACCAAAAGGATTGAAATTTGCAGCTTCCGGTGCCTCTTTTGGTGCGACGGCCGGAGCAATCGGAGGACTTCTTTGTGTCGTTGTCATATACTATGGAAATCGTAAAAAAATCCATAGCGATATGAGGCGTGATAAACACAAACGAGGGGAACCGGCAAGCAAGATTTTAGTCAATATTTTTAGCATTGCAGTTCCGATTACAATTGGAGCCGCAATTATGCCGATCATGAATACTATCGACGTTGGAATTGTAATGCGACGTTTGCAGGAAGCAAACTTTACAGAAGAAGCGGCGAACAGTCTATACGGGCAGCTAACCGGATTAGCAGGTCCTTTGATTAACTTTCCACAAGTTTTGACGCAGGCGATCGCAATGAGTTTAGTGCCTGCAATCGCAGCAGCGCATCGTAAAGGTGATACTATATTTTTACACTATAATATTACAATGGGTTTGCGGACCGCTATGATGATAGGGCTTCCGTGTGCATTCGGACTTATGGTTTTATCAGAACCAATTATGTTATTGCTTTATCCGGCACAAAAAGCAAGTGCAGTGAGTGCAGCTCCCTGTTTATTTATTTTAGCCATTGGTGTTGTGTTCCTGTCTTCTGTGCAGACGACAACTGGGATTTTACAAGGAATCGGTAAGCAGATAATTCCTGTTTTTAATCTTTGTTTTGGTGCGATTGTCAAAGTGATCCTAACCTATACTTTGACCGGGATTGAAAGTGTCAATGTAAAAGGTGCAGCGATAGGTACGGTTTCAGCTTATGTTGTTGCATCCGCTTTAAACATTTTAGCAGTCAGGAAATATACCGGAGTTCGATTTGATATAATGATGACGTGGATCAAGCCATTGATTTCTGCTTTGGTAATGAGTGAGGTTGTATGGATGATTCATTCATATTTGGCAGGTTCTATGGGCAATGCAATTTCAACCATATTATCCGTTTTTATCGGTGCTGGCATATATGCCGGAATGCTTTTTATCACCAAATCGATTACGCTTGAAGAGTTTGCGATGCTGCCGGGAGGATCAAAATTGATTCGAATGACTGGTAAATCGAATAAAAAATAAGAAATCAATAAAAAAATGTATAGAATCTTTAAGAATTTACAAGATAAAGAGAGGATCCAATTATGTATGAAGAACTCTATGAACCTGCAAAAACAGCAGAAGAAGCAGTTGGAAGATTGAAAAAAATCATACAGATCCTGCGAGGTGAGGGCGGATGTCCGTGGGATCGTGTCCAGACGCATGCAACCTTGCGCCGCTGTCTGATTGAAGAAGCTTATGAAGTGGTTGAGGCGATTGACAAGCAGGATTTTGACAATTTAGAAGAAGAGCTTGGTGATGTCCTTTTACAGGTAATTATGCATAGTGTAATCGGAGAAGAGAAGGGAAGCTTTTTGCTGGTTAATATTGCTAATAGAGAATGTGAGAAAATGATTCGCCGTCATCCCCATGTTTTTCATAAAAAAAACGCTGTTTTTTCCAACAATCATGCAGAAAGTATTGACAAGGTACTGGAAAAATGGGAAAATGTGAAAAGAAAAGAGCATGGCGTTGTTTCTCACACTGAATCTATGAGAAACATACCAAAGGTTTTACCTGCTTTATTGCGAAGCGAAAAGATTCAAAAAAAAGCAGCTGAGGTTGGGTTTGATTGGGATCAGGTTGAGGAAGCTTTTGCTAAGGTAAAAGAAGAAACCTTAGAGCTTTTGGAAATATACGAAGGAATCGATAAAAATCGTATTAAGGAAGAGGTTGGCGATTTACTTTTTGCGGTTGTTAACGTATCTCGATTCTTAGGTATAGATCCAGAGGATGCGCTAAATGGTACTTCACAGAAGTTTATTGAACGCTTTGAGTTCATTGAATCAACGGCAGAAGCACAGGGACGTAGCCTGGAGGAAATGACTTTGCAAGAGATGGACAAGCTGTGGAACGAAGCAAAGCTAAAATAATGTTCTTTTTATTAAAATTAGTGAAATTTTAAGGAGGTTGTGTTCGTGAATAAAGCTGAATTAATTGCTAGCGTAGCAGAAAAAACGGGGTTTACCAAAAAAGATGCTGAGGTGGCTGTGAATGCATTCGTAGCGAGTGTTGAAGATGCACTTGTAAAAGGTGACAAGGTGCAGCTCATTGGATTTGGAACCTTTGAGACTAGACAGAGAAAAGCTAGACAGGGAAGAAACCCTAGAAAGCCTGGCGAAGTAATTAAAATTGCTGCCGCAAAGGCTCCTGTATTTAAAGCTGGCAAGGCATTAAAGGATGCAGTAAATAAATAGACCATAAATGAAAGAGCAGGGTTTCTGCTCTTTTTTCTATCCTGAAACTATAAAAATGCAGAACAGAATCACTGATTCTAATTTTTATGAAAAGCTGAAAGCAGCGGTTGATTGAAAAATACAAGTAAAAAGAATGAAAAAAGGTAAAAAGAATGAGAATCGATAAATATTTAAAAAATTCACGTTTGATAAAGCGAAGAACGGTGGCAAAAGAAGCTTGTGAGCAAGAGCGTATTTTCATTAATGAAAAGGCAGCAAAGCCTGGGAGTGAAGTAAATGTTGGTGATGTTATTTGGATTCGATTTGGAAATTCAGAGCTTAAGGTAAAAGTAAAGGCTGTTTTGGAGCATGTTACAAAAGAAACTGCCTCAGAAATGTATGAAATTATATAAGATTTAATAAAAAAAGCTGCGTTTGATGTAAAAACGCAGCTTTCTTATTTCGTTTGTATTCATTAACGCTGATCCAAAGGCGTGTAAGGCGTCATGGTTTTTACACATTGGTATGCAGGCCGCATGATGCGTCCTCCGGCTACCAGCTCCTCAATGCGATGTGCACACCAGCCTGAGATACGGGAAGCGGCAAAGATTGGAGTCGCGATCTCTACGGGGATATTTAGGGCATCATAGACGAATCCTGAGTACAAGTCCACATTTGCAGGCATTGGCTTGTCTATCCCCTTTACTTCGCAAAATAATTGAGGTGCTCTTTTTTCAATGAAATCGAAAAGCATAAAGTCATCCATTAGATTCTTATCTTTCGCGAGTTTTTTTGCCATACTTTTCAGTAATGTGGCTCTTGGATCGGAAATGGTATAAACAGCATGCCCCAGACCATAAATAAGTCCGGTCCCGTCATTTGCTTGTCCTCTTAATATTTTAATTAAGTATTGTTCCACTTCCTTATAATTCGTAATGTCTTTTACATTCGAACGAATATTTTCCATCATTTGGATTACCTCTACGTTTGCACCGCCATGCTTTGGACCTTTCAAAGAACCGATGGCAGAAGCGATCGCTGCATAGGTGTCAGTTCCAGTTGACGTAACAAGGTGAGTGGTAAAGGAAGAGTTATTGCCTCCACCGTGTTCTGCATGCAAAATCATACAAAGATCAAGCAGTTTCGCTTCAAGGTCAGTGTATTCTTTGCTTGGGCGAATCATGCGCAAAATATTTTCCGCTGTACTTTTCACAGGGTCTGGATAGTGAATGTGAAGACTTTCATTATCAAAATAATTTTTCTTTGCCTGATACCCATACGCAACTAAAGATGGAAAATAACCAATCAAATCAATGGATTGCCGAAGCACGTTGGCAACGGAAATGTCATCAGGGTTCGGGTCATAAGAATAAAGGGTGAGAATACTTCGTCCCAATTTATTCATGATACTATAGCTGGGTGACATTAAGATGGTGTCCCTTGTAAAACCAGTCGGAAGCTCACGTTTGGAACCCAATACTTCTTTATATTCTTCTAGTTCTTTTTTTGTTGGAAGCTCACCAAACAATAAAAGATAACTCGTTTCTTCATATCCAAAGCGATTCTCTTTCAGACAACTATGCACGATGTCTTCTACATCAATGCCTCGGTAAAAAAGCTTACCGTG
Proteins encoded in this window:
- a CDS encoding helix-turn-helix transcriptional regulator, whose amino-acid sequence is MDQNFADKITKLRKSKNMTQQELAEQLGVTNKAVSRWETGEGYPEVTLLIDLAQVFGVTVDYLFQKGNSSTEMNQLRGKEGATKRKGNLPYRKEKLIWIDFLSFVMPLFSLLLFILLLCIPALGGGLSFCLFLLFWGISLYFRKNYYWKLREELEEGEKTTAWCTWYRLLCILLFFPIQSIVKNTFFIPLAERDFFELFKLLGEVADENWRVVALYVNLLLIALSLLLTGALYIWGIYFVTANEKDVNHPPRILFWLYDSLDSLDRVQHIKLDVFHGVTVICLFSFFYLNLDKIGMKDDGLMIKSNRLWLCVTVIGIVFIYAAALFCFFQLIIKNIPKKYFYRNCIVLSLVAAGICVSGQRVYIVTNTGRIVDPDAVMNWDLVSSALQLNHTILFVFLLFAFVIFITFNRQARK
- a CDS encoding citrate/2-methylcitrate synthase; the protein is MRHYINSICPKPSYLEEVFIKSMAQKLEQNNEIDNSLYGKYDYVKRGLRNANGAGVVVGLTNVGDVQGYEVNEQGFKVPIHGKLFYRGIDVEDIVHSCLKENRFGYEETSYLLLFGELPTKKELEEYKEVLGSKRELPTGFTRDTILMSPSYSIMNKLGRSILTLYSYDPNPDDISVANVLRQSIDLIGYFPSLVAYGYQAKKNYFDNESLHIHYPDPVKSTAENILRMIRPSKEYTDLEAKLLDLCMILHAEHGGGNNSSFTTHLVTSTGTDTYAAIASAIGSLKGPKHGGANVEVIQMMENIRSNVKDITNYKEVEQYLIKILRGQANDGTGLIYGLGHAVYTISDPRATLLKSMAKKLAKDKNLMDDFMLFDFIEKRAPQLFCEVKGIDKPMPANVDLYSGFVYDALNIPVEIATPIFAASRISGWCAHRIEELVAGGRIMRPAYQCVKTMTPYTPLDQR
- the mazG gene encoding nucleoside triphosphate pyrophosphohydrolase yields the protein MYEELYEPAKTAEEAVGRLKKIIQILRGEGGCPWDRVQTHATLRRCLIEEAYEVVEAIDKQDFDNLEEELGDVLLQVIMHSVIGEEKGSFLLVNIANRECEKMIRRHPHVFHKKNAVFSNNHAESIDKVLEKWENVKRKEHGVVSHTESMRNIPKVLPALLRSEKIQKKAAEVGFDWDQVEEAFAKVKEETLELLEIYEGIDKNRIKEEVGDLLFAVVNVSRFLGIDPEDALNGTSQKFIERFEFIESTAEAQGRSLEEMTLQEMDKLWNEAKLK
- a CDS encoding amidohydrolase yields the protein MLFKNITILDQALQPKQDCYVGIKNGYIDYIGKKMPKEEYGESFDGRGKLLMSGFVNSHAHTPMMLLRGYGENLPLQSWLNDRIFPFEAKMTKADAYYSTLLGIAESLRFGITATTDMYYFGESIAKAVVESGVKNNLGVPLLCFSDEDLFQLDCYKEASALFSEYHNAGNGRLKIDMSIHGEYTSTPKTVRQMAEYCNKIKANLHVHVSETQAEVQDCKDRHQGYTPVQYLNELGVFENSTTAAHCVWLEEEDFIILKEKKVTVASCPISNLKLASGVCNVPQLLKNQIAVAIGTDGVASNNNLNILEDMKFFALVHKGWFSDATVTDVNQVLAAATEVGAKAQGRMDTGCLSVGKKADLIVLDLNSISMKPVHSLENNLIYAASGSEIILTMVDGRVLYDRGEFSTIDIEKVVYEVEKSKERILGEL
- a CDS encoding HU family DNA-binding protein gives rise to the protein MNKAELIASVAEKTGFTKKDAEVAVNAFVASVEDALVKGDKVQLIGFGTFETRQRKARQGRNPRKPGEVIKIAAAKAPVFKAGKALKDAVNK
- a CDS encoding polysaccharide biosynthesis protein; the encoded protein is MAKKKSFLQGALILGVAGLIIKALGAVFRIPLANIIGDDGMGYYQTAYPIYVLFLTLSTAGIPTAISKMVAERNAMDNPKEAHRIFRVSFLLLFGIGIVSSAILFFGAGMIVEHLKNPNAKYAMMAIAPALLFVPLMAAYRGYFQGMQKMEPTAASQVVEQLFRVAAGLSLALALVPKGLKFAASGASFGATAGAIGGLLCVVVIYYGNRKKIHSDMRRDKHKRGEPASKILVNIFSIAVPITIGAAIMPIMNTIDVGIVMRRLQEANFTEEAANSLYGQLTGLAGPLINFPQVLTQAIAMSLVPAIAAAHRKGDTIFLHYNITMGLRTAMMIGLPCAFGLMVLSEPIMLLLYPAQKASAVSAAPCLFILAIGVVFLSSVQTTTGILQGIGKQIIPVFNLCFGAIVKVILTYTLTGIESVNVKGAAIGTVSAYVVASALNILAVRKYTGVRFDIMMTWIKPLISALVMSEVVWMIHSYLAGSMGNAISTILSVFIGAGIYAGMLFITKSITLEEFAMLPGGSKLIRMTGKSNKK
- a CDS encoding RNA-binding S4 domain-containing protein, translating into MRIDKYLKNSRLIKRRTVAKEACEQERIFINEKAAKPGSEVNVGDVIWIRFGNSELKVKVKAVLEHVTKETASEMYEII
- the spoVT gene encoding stage V sporulation protein T, whose amino-acid sequence is MKATGIVRRIDDLGRVVIPKEIRRTMRIREGDPLEIYTDREGEVILKKYSPIGELNEFAGDYAEIASKMLGCTFVVTDTDQIIAVAGAPKKEFLEKRIAQTVETIIHEKTSRLFDQEEKLENITMETSEGSEYQSYMIAPIISQGDAIGSVILMKKEGSIQDAEKKTAEIGAQFLARQMEN